In the genome of Siniperca chuatsi isolate FFG_IHB_CAS linkage group LG17, ASM2008510v1, whole genome shotgun sequence, one region contains:
- the LOC122864700 gene encoding uncharacterized protein LOC122864700, producing MCAVQLLRVSVQERISAAAEDFLLRVEKGREAAEIPALRALLTERLAAAAEEIVGLFEETVAEYEDRAERSEREIRRQRRLLDAVLKPEVRLHRADVQQLSLSREEVPPEQQDWSPSLDQDPEPPHIKEEQEELWTSQEGEQLRGLEEADITKFPFTPVPVKSEEDEEKPQSSQLHQSQTEQMETGADGEDCGGPGPARNSDPDTRLQPDTTDASEPETEDSDDDREETRDPQSDVQQLSLRKEEVPPEQQDWSPSLDQDPEPPHIKEEQEELWTSQEGGALRGLEEADITKFPFTPVPVKNLLGVTSSKATSVSVIHRSFIKLRRTERQSLQPAAQLDRCKQELMERTVEDQILTTRLQTLRNLRLN from the exons ATGTGCGCCGTGCAGCTGCTGCGGGTGTCGGTACAGGAGCGGATCAGCGCCGCCGCGGAAGACTTTCTGCTGCGGGTGGAAAAAGGACGAGAAGCGGCTGAAATCCCGGCGCTGAGAGCGCTGCTCACCGAGCGGCTCGCGGCGGCTGCGGAGGAGATCGTCGGGCTGTTTGAGGAAACGGTGGCGGAGTACGAAGACAGAGCCGAGCGGTCAGAGCGGGAGATCCGCCGCCAGAGGAGGCTGCTCGATGCCGTGCTGAAGCCCGAAGTCAGGCTGCACAGAGCAG ACGTCCAGCAGCTGTCGCTGAGTAGAGAAGAGGTTCCCCctgagcagcaggactggagccccagtctggaccaggacccagagcccccacacattaaagaggagcaggaggagctctggaccagtcaggagggagagcagcttcgagggctggaggaggccgataTCACCAAGTTCCCATTCACTCCTgtccctgtgaagagtgaagaagatgaagagaaacctcagtcctcacagcttcatcaaagccaaactgaacagatggaaacaggagctgatggagaggactgtggaggaccaggaccagccaggaactcagaTCCAGATACACGTTTACAACCTGACACAACTGACGCTTCTGAACCTGAGACtgaagacagtgatgatgaCAGGGAGGAGACCAGAGAccctcagtcag ACGTCCAGCAGCTGTCGCTGAGGAAAGAAGAGGTTCCCCctgagcagcaggactggagccccagtctggaccaggacccagagcccccacacattaaagaggagcaggaggagctctggaccagtcaggagggaggAGCGCttcgagggctggaggaggccgataTCACCAAGTTCCCATTCACTCCTgtccctgtgaaga ATTTGCTTGGCGTCACGAGCTCAAAAGCCACAAGTGTGTCGGTGATTCATCGCAGCTTCATCAAActgaggagaacagagaggcagagccTCCAGCCAGCAGCTCAGCTGGACAGATGCaaacaggagctgatggagaggactgtggaggaccagatTCTGACGACAAGACTTCAGACTCTTCGGAACCTGAGactgaattaa
- the LOC122864539 gene encoding gastrula zinc finger protein XlCGF57.1-like isoform X3, with protein sequence MKELNLSALPSDVRKVIVGEQQEWSPSLDQDPEPPHIKEEQEELWISREGEQLRGLEEADITKFPFTPVPVKSEEDEEKPQSSQLHQRLTEQMETGADGEDCGGPGPARNSDPDTYLQPVSDEKPSDSSETDDSDGDWEETREPRSGLNSQKDNEVPVSDINCNTVERSFSCSECGQRFGRKPHLNAHMRIHTGEKPFSCSFCGKRFSQKGNSISHMRLHTGEKPFSCSVCKKRFRYSGDVSRHMRIHTGKKTLSYNVGDMINSNIHTGAEPALDPGSHLEVVTNDKPSDPETEVRDDGWKKSRELESGLNALKNDDASVSDVSCNTEKESFSCSECGRTFCRRDHLMSHMRTHTGEKPFSCSVCQKRFSCSGNILAHMRIHTGEKPFECSFCGKSFSQKGTLQLHMRIHTGEKPFSCPFCDKRFAHKRRMTLHMSVHTEEKRFSCTACDKRFTWYTQLKTHKCVGESSQLRQSQTEKKAPAKESFSCTECGKKFSLKGNLKTHMRIHTGEKPFSCSICGKSFKQNVHLTEHMTIHTGEKLYKCSVCGKGFNKKLLVKNHTCV encoded by the exons atgaaGGAACTTAATTTGTCAG ctTTACCTTCAGATGTCCGAAAAGTGATTGTTGGTGAGCAGCAGGAGTGGagccccagtctggaccaggacccagagcccccacacattaaagaggagcaggaggagctctGGATCAGTcgggagggagagcagcttcgagggctggaggaggccgataTCACCAAGTTCCCATTCACTCCTgtccctgtgaagagtgaagaagatgaagagaaacctcagtcctcacagcttcatcaaagactcactgaacagatggaaacaggagctgatggagaggactgtggaggaccaggaccagccaggaactcagatccagatacatatttacaacCAGTTAGTGATGAAAAGCCTTCAGACTCTtctgagactgatgacagtgATGGGGATTGGGAGGAGACCAGAGAACCTCGGTCAGGTTTAAACTCTCAGAAAGATAATGAAGTCCCTGTTAGTGATATTAACTGTAATACTGTTGAGAGATCATTCAGCTGCTCTGAGTGTGGTCAAAGATTTGGCCGCAAGCCACATCTGAATGCACACATGAGAattcacacaggagagaaaccatttagttgctcCTTTTGTGGTAAAAGATTTTCTCAGAAGGGAAACTCAATTAGTCACATGAGACTTCATACAGGAGAGAAACCTTTCAGCTGCTCCGTCTGTAAGAAACGTTTTAGATACAGTGGAGATGTTAGCagacacatgagaatccacacaggaaagaaaacactcaGTTACAACGTTGGTGACATGATCAACAGTAACATTCACACAGGAGCAGAACCGGCCTTAGATCCAGGTAGTCATTTAGAAGTCGTTACTAACGATAAACCTTCAGATCCTGAGACTGAAGTAAGAGATGATGGTTGGAAGAAGAGTCGTGAACTTGAGTCAGGTTTAAACGCTCTGAAAAATGATGATGCCTCTGTAAGTGATGTGAGCTGTAATACTGAAAAGGAGTCATTTAGCTGCTCCGAGTGTGGGAGAACATTTTGCCGCAGGGACCATCTGATGAGCCACATGAGAactcacacaggagagaaaccatttagttgctcAGTTTGTCAGAAACGTTTCAGCTGCAGTGGAAACATTTTGGCTCACATGAGAattcacacaggagagaaaccatttgaATGCTCATTTTGTGGCAAAAGTTTCAGCCAGAAAGGAACTTTGCAGCTACACATGAGAattcacacaggagagaaacccttTAGTTGCCCATTTTGCGATAAAAGATTTGCACATAAAAGACGTATGACACTGCACATGTCAGTCCACACAGAGGAGAAACGCTTCAGCTGCACTGCTTGTGACAAAAGATTCACTTGGTATACGCAGCTCAAAACACATAAGTGTGTTGGTGAGTCCTCACAGCTTCGTCAAAGCCAAACTGAGAAAAAGGCTCCTGCCAAGGAATCATTCAGCTGCACTGAGTGTGGTAAAAAATTTAGCCTTAAGGGCAATCTGAAGACACACATGAGAattcacacaggagagaaaccatttagttgctcAATTTGTGGCAAAAGTTTCAAACAAAACGTTCATCTTACGGAGCACATGACGATTCACACAGGTGAAAAACTGTATAAATGCAGTGTTTGTGGCAAAGGATTCAATAAGAAGTTGCTTGTCAAAAACCACACGTGTGTTTAA
- the LOC122864539 gene encoding gastrula zinc finger protein XlCGF57.1-like isoform X1 — translation MDPLRQRLHVALTPEPGLRGEALPSDVRKVIVGEQQEWSPSLDQDPEPPHIKEEQEELWISREGEQLRGLEEADITKFPFTPVPVKSEEDEEKPQSSQLHQRLTEQMETGADGEDCGGPGPARNSDPDTYLQPVSDEKPSDSSETDDSDGDWEETREPRSGLNSQKDNEVPVSDINCNTVERSFSCSECGQRFGRKPHLNAHMRIHTGEKPFSCSFCGKRFSQKGNSISHMRLHTGEKPFSCSVCKKRFRYSGDVSRHMRIHTGKKTLSYNVGDMINSNIHTGAEPALDPGSHLEVVTNDKPSDPETEVRDDGWKKSRELESGLNALKNDDASVSDVSCNTEKESFSCSECGRTFCRRDHLMSHMRTHTGEKPFSCSVCQKRFSCSGNILAHMRIHTGEKPFECSFCGKSFSQKGTLQLHMRIHTGEKPFSCPFCDKRFAHKRRMTLHMSVHTEEKRFSCTACDKRFTWYTQLKTHKCVGESSQLRQSQTEKKAPAKESFSCTECGKKFSLKGNLKTHMRIHTGEKPFSCSICGKSFKQNVHLTEHMTIHTGEKLYKCSVCGKGFNKKLLVKNHTCV, via the exons ATGGATCCTCTCCGTCAGCGGCTGCACGTGGCTTTAACCCCGGAACCGGGGCTGCGAGGAGAAG ctTTACCTTCAGATGTCCGAAAAGTGATTGTTGGTGAGCAGCAGGAGTGGagccccagtctggaccaggacccagagcccccacacattaaagaggagcaggaggagctctGGATCAGTcgggagggagagcagcttcgagggctggaggaggccgataTCACCAAGTTCCCATTCACTCCTgtccctgtgaagagtgaagaagatgaagagaaacctcagtcctcacagcttcatcaaagactcactgaacagatggaaacaggagctgatggagaggactgtggaggaccaggaccagccaggaactcagatccagatacatatttacaacCAGTTAGTGATGAAAAGCCTTCAGACTCTtctgagactgatgacagtgATGGGGATTGGGAGGAGACCAGAGAACCTCGGTCAGGTTTAAACTCTCAGAAAGATAATGAAGTCCCTGTTAGTGATATTAACTGTAATACTGTTGAGAGATCATTCAGCTGCTCTGAGTGTGGTCAAAGATTTGGCCGCAAGCCACATCTGAATGCACACATGAGAattcacacaggagagaaaccatttagttgctcCTTTTGTGGTAAAAGATTTTCTCAGAAGGGAAACTCAATTAGTCACATGAGACTTCATACAGGAGAGAAACCTTTCAGCTGCTCCGTCTGTAAGAAACGTTTTAGATACAGTGGAGATGTTAGCagacacatgagaatccacacaggaaagaaaacactcaGTTACAACGTTGGTGACATGATCAACAGTAACATTCACACAGGAGCAGAACCGGCCTTAGATCCAGGTAGTCATTTAGAAGTCGTTACTAACGATAAACCTTCAGATCCTGAGACTGAAGTAAGAGATGATGGTTGGAAGAAGAGTCGTGAACTTGAGTCAGGTTTAAACGCTCTGAAAAATGATGATGCCTCTGTAAGTGATGTGAGCTGTAATACTGAAAAGGAGTCATTTAGCTGCTCCGAGTGTGGGAGAACATTTTGCCGCAGGGACCATCTGATGAGCCACATGAGAactcacacaggagagaaaccatttagttgctcAGTTTGTCAGAAACGTTTCAGCTGCAGTGGAAACATTTTGGCTCACATGAGAattcacacaggagagaaaccatttgaATGCTCATTTTGTGGCAAAAGTTTCAGCCAGAAAGGAACTTTGCAGCTACACATGAGAattcacacaggagagaaacccttTAGTTGCCCATTTTGCGATAAAAGATTTGCACATAAAAGACGTATGACACTGCACATGTCAGTCCACACAGAGGAGAAACGCTTCAGCTGCACTGCTTGTGACAAAAGATTCACTTGGTATACGCAGCTCAAAACACATAAGTGTGTTGGTGAGTCCTCACAGCTTCGTCAAAGCCAAACTGAGAAAAAGGCTCCTGCCAAGGAATCATTCAGCTGCACTGAGTGTGGTAAAAAATTTAGCCTTAAGGGCAATCTGAAGACACACATGAGAattcacacaggagagaaaccatttagttgctcAATTTGTGGCAAAAGTTTCAAACAAAACGTTCATCTTACGGAGCACATGACGATTCACACAGGTGAAAAACTGTATAAATGCAGTGTTTGTGGCAAAGGATTCAATAAGAAGTTGCTTGTCAAAAACCACACGTGTGTTTAA
- the LOC122864539 gene encoding gastrula zinc finger protein XlCGF57.1-like isoform X2 has translation MTSAPLEHQTLPSDVRKVIVGEQQEWSPSLDQDPEPPHIKEEQEELWISREGEQLRGLEEADITKFPFTPVPVKSEEDEEKPQSSQLHQRLTEQMETGADGEDCGGPGPARNSDPDTYLQPVSDEKPSDSSETDDSDGDWEETREPRSGLNSQKDNEVPVSDINCNTVERSFSCSECGQRFGRKPHLNAHMRIHTGEKPFSCSFCGKRFSQKGNSISHMRLHTGEKPFSCSVCKKRFRYSGDVSRHMRIHTGKKTLSYNVGDMINSNIHTGAEPALDPGSHLEVVTNDKPSDPETEVRDDGWKKSRELESGLNALKNDDASVSDVSCNTEKESFSCSECGRTFCRRDHLMSHMRTHTGEKPFSCSVCQKRFSCSGNILAHMRIHTGEKPFECSFCGKSFSQKGTLQLHMRIHTGEKPFSCPFCDKRFAHKRRMTLHMSVHTEEKRFSCTACDKRFTWYTQLKTHKCVGESSQLRQSQTEKKAPAKESFSCTECGKKFSLKGNLKTHMRIHTGEKPFSCSICGKSFKQNVHLTEHMTIHTGEKLYKCSVCGKGFNKKLLVKNHTCV, from the exons ATGACTTCTGCACCACTTGAACACCAAA ctTTACCTTCAGATGTCCGAAAAGTGATTGTTGGTGAGCAGCAGGAGTGGagccccagtctggaccaggacccagagcccccacacattaaagaggagcaggaggagctctGGATCAGTcgggagggagagcagcttcgagggctggaggaggccgataTCACCAAGTTCCCATTCACTCCTgtccctgtgaagagtgaagaagatgaagagaaacctcagtcctcacagcttcatcaaagactcactgaacagatggaaacaggagctgatggagaggactgtggaggaccaggaccagccaggaactcagatccagatacatatttacaacCAGTTAGTGATGAAAAGCCTTCAGACTCTtctgagactgatgacagtgATGGGGATTGGGAGGAGACCAGAGAACCTCGGTCAGGTTTAAACTCTCAGAAAGATAATGAAGTCCCTGTTAGTGATATTAACTGTAATACTGTTGAGAGATCATTCAGCTGCTCTGAGTGTGGTCAAAGATTTGGCCGCAAGCCACATCTGAATGCACACATGAGAattcacacaggagagaaaccatttagttgctcCTTTTGTGGTAAAAGATTTTCTCAGAAGGGAAACTCAATTAGTCACATGAGACTTCATACAGGAGAGAAACCTTTCAGCTGCTCCGTCTGTAAGAAACGTTTTAGATACAGTGGAGATGTTAGCagacacatgagaatccacacaggaaagaaaacactcaGTTACAACGTTGGTGACATGATCAACAGTAACATTCACACAGGAGCAGAACCGGCCTTAGATCCAGGTAGTCATTTAGAAGTCGTTACTAACGATAAACCTTCAGATCCTGAGACTGAAGTAAGAGATGATGGTTGGAAGAAGAGTCGTGAACTTGAGTCAGGTTTAAACGCTCTGAAAAATGATGATGCCTCTGTAAGTGATGTGAGCTGTAATACTGAAAAGGAGTCATTTAGCTGCTCCGAGTGTGGGAGAACATTTTGCCGCAGGGACCATCTGATGAGCCACATGAGAactcacacaggagagaaaccatttagttgctcAGTTTGTCAGAAACGTTTCAGCTGCAGTGGAAACATTTTGGCTCACATGAGAattcacacaggagagaaaccatttgaATGCTCATTTTGTGGCAAAAGTTTCAGCCAGAAAGGAACTTTGCAGCTACACATGAGAattcacacaggagagaaacccttTAGTTGCCCATTTTGCGATAAAAGATTTGCACATAAAAGACGTATGACACTGCACATGTCAGTCCACACAGAGGAGAAACGCTTCAGCTGCACTGCTTGTGACAAAAGATTCACTTGGTATACGCAGCTCAAAACACATAAGTGTGTTGGTGAGTCCTCACAGCTTCGTCAAAGCCAAACTGAGAAAAAGGCTCCTGCCAAGGAATCATTCAGCTGCACTGAGTGTGGTAAAAAATTTAGCCTTAAGGGCAATCTGAAGACACACATGAGAattcacacaggagagaaaccatttagttgctcAATTTGTGGCAAAAGTTTCAAACAAAACGTTCATCTTACGGAGCACATGACGATTCACACAGGTGAAAAACTGTATAAATGCAGTGTTTGTGGCAAAGGATTCAATAAGAAGTTGCTTGTCAAAAACCACACGTGTGTTTAA
- the LOC122864701 gene encoding zinc finger and SCAN domain-containing protein 2-like → MWFCLSGSSGSNHRGRFGLYATPKVGPVSQGGGDEGFDYPLEALHDGGEQVCPLHFFSRCSRAVYTDVTPAASAAGGRPYSQLYVCPADVQQLSLRKEEVPPEQQEWSPSLDQDPEPPHIKEEQEELWTSQEGEQLQGLEEADITKFPFAPVPVKSEEDEEKPQSSQLHQSQTEQMETGADGEDCGGPGPARNSDPDTHLQPETENGDDGWKETRYPPSGLNSLNNNNVPASEKSCNKGGKSLSCSECGRRFGRKTNLKRHMRIHTGEKPFSCSV, encoded by the exons ATGTGGTTCTGCCTGTCAGGAAGTTCAggatccaatcacagagggcgGTTTGGTCTGTATGCAACACCCAAAGTGGGTCCAGTGAGTCAGGGAGGAGGTGATGAAGGTTTTGACTATCCGCTCGAAGCACTTCACGATGGCGGAG agcaggtCTGTCCGCTTCACTTCTTCTCTCGCTGCTCTCGCGCTGTTTATACTGACGTCACACCCGCCGCCAGCGCAGCGGGAGGGCGGCCGTATTCTCAGCTTTACG tgTGTCCTGCAGACGTCCAGCAGCTGTCGCTGAGGAAAGAAGAGGTTCCCCCTGAGCAGCAGGAGTGGagccccagtctggaccaggacccagagcccccacacattaaagaggagcaggaggagctctggaccagtcaggagggagagcagcttcaagggctggaggaggccgataTCACCAAGTTCCCATTCGCTCCTgtccctgtgaagagtgaagaagatgaagagaaacctcagtcctcacagcttcatcaaagccaaactgaacagatggaaacaggagctgatggagaggactgtggaggaccaggaccagccaggaactcggatccagatacacatttacaacctgAGACTGAAAACGGTGATGACGGTTGGAAGGAGACGAGATACCCTCCGTCAGGTTTAAACTCTTTGAACAATAATAACGTACCAGCAAGTGAAAAGAGTTGTAATAAAGGCGGGAAATCGCTCAGCTGCTCTGAGTGTGGCAGAAGATTTGGCCGCAAGACAAATCTGAAGAGACACATGAGGattcacacaggagagaaaccgtTCAGCTGCTCCGTCTGA